One region of Baekduia soli genomic DNA includes:
- a CDS encoding 3-hydroxyacyl-CoA dehydrogenase family protein, with protein MSGLHVAVLGTGRMGSQIGCEYALGGHRVTFVARDAARGRAAADAALDLATTTGLHPAGAIEQARGRIAVETALGAVDDDAGVVVESVPEDLALKVALLGDAARRWPAAIIASNTSSIPIGRIGEGIGAPERTIGTHYWNPPLLMPLVEVIRTDATDDAVVDRILALLRDLGKRPVQVQRDVPGFVWNRLQLALLREALWVVEQGVATPEVVDEIVRDGLARRWRLTGPFETVEHGGPATFAAVAANLLSELSDATEAPGLATLPVRDADALAARAARRDAGLIAELHADRDAATDPDPEPA; from the coding sequence ATGAGCGGCCTGCACGTCGCCGTCCTGGGCACGGGGCGCATGGGCTCGCAGATCGGCTGCGAGTACGCCCTCGGCGGCCACCGGGTCACGTTCGTCGCCCGCGACGCCGCGCGCGGGCGGGCCGCCGCCGATGCCGCGCTGGACCTCGCGACCACGACCGGCCTGCACCCGGCCGGGGCGATCGAGCAGGCGCGCGGGCGGATCGCCGTGGAGACCGCCCTGGGGGCGGTCGACGACGACGCCGGCGTCGTCGTGGAGTCCGTGCCCGAGGACCTCGCGCTGAAGGTGGCGCTGCTCGGCGACGCCGCGCGGCGCTGGCCCGCGGCGATCATCGCCTCCAACACCTCCTCGATCCCGATCGGGCGCATCGGCGAGGGCATCGGCGCCCCGGAGCGCACGATCGGCACGCACTACTGGAACCCCCCGCTGCTCATGCCGCTCGTCGAGGTCATCCGCACCGACGCCACCGACGACGCGGTCGTCGACCGGATCCTGGCGCTGCTGCGCGACCTCGGCAAGCGCCCGGTCCAGGTCCAGCGCGACGTGCCGGGGTTCGTGTGGAACCGGCTGCAGCTCGCGCTGCTGCGTGAGGCCCTGTGGGTCGTCGAGCAGGGCGTCGCCACGCCGGAGGTCGTCGACGAGATCGTCCGCGACGGCCTCGCGCGCCGCTGGCGCCTGACCGGACCCTTCGAGACCGTCGAGCACGGCGGGCCGGCCACGTTCGCCGCCGTCGCCGCCAACCTGCTCTCCGAGCTCTCCGACGCGACGGAGGCGCCCGGCCTGGCCACGCTGCCCGTCCGCGACGCCGACGCGCTGGCCGCGCGCGCCGCGCGCCGCGACGCCGGGCTCATCGCCGAGCTGCACGCCGACCGCGACGCCGCCACCGACCCCGACCCGGAGCCCGCATGA
- a CDS encoding SDR family NAD(P)-dependent oxidoreductase, whose product MPETPDHIIDLSGDVALVTGAGSGIARATALMLGAAGAAVLAADIAGDAAEATAEAITAAGGTASAVSCDVTDDAGVEAMVAAARTLGSLGIVVNAAGIAIRKGLLDTTREDWDKVIATNLTGYFNVLRATVPDLEASGNGRIVQIASVSAHLGYGYPSYTASKGGVLAMSRQLAAELAPKGIRINSVSPGVIETGINRGTLGTEAIRGATIGITPLGRLGQPEDIARTVLYLVSPLGAFVTGTDLVTDGGMISTIHWGAAGDLLQTFDQRR is encoded by the coding sequence ATGCCCGAGACCCCTGACCACATCATCGACCTGAGCGGCGACGTCGCGCTCGTGACCGGCGCCGGCTCCGGCATCGCGCGGGCCACCGCGCTCATGCTCGGCGCTGCGGGCGCGGCAGTGCTGGCCGCCGACATCGCCGGCGACGCCGCCGAGGCCACGGCCGAGGCGATCACGGCGGCCGGCGGCACGGCGTCCGCGGTGAGCTGCGACGTCACCGACGACGCCGGCGTCGAGGCGATGGTCGCCGCGGCGCGCACCCTGGGCAGCCTGGGCATCGTCGTCAACGCCGCGGGCATCGCCATCCGCAAGGGCCTGCTGGACACGACGCGCGAGGACTGGGACAAGGTCATCGCCACCAACCTGACGGGCTACTTCAACGTGCTGCGCGCGACGGTCCCCGACCTGGAGGCCTCCGGCAACGGGCGCATCGTGCAGATCGCCTCGGTCTCGGCCCACCTGGGCTACGGCTACCCGTCCTACACGGCGTCCAAGGGCGGCGTGCTGGCCATGAGCCGCCAGCTCGCGGCCGAGCTCGCGCCGAAGGGCATCCGCATCAACTCGGTCAGCCCCGGCGTCATCGAGACGGGGATCAACCGCGGCACGCTGGGCACGGAGGCGATCCGCGGCGCCACGATCGGGATCACGCCCCTGGGCCGCCTCGGCCAGCCCGAGGACATCGCGCGGACGGTCCTGTACCTCGTCAGCCCGCTGGGCGCGTTCGTGACGGGGACCGACCTCGTCACCGACGGGGGGATGATCAGCACGATCCACTGGGGCGCGGCCGGCGACCTCCTGCAGACCTTCGACCAGCGCCGCTGA
- a CDS encoding zinc-binding dehydrogenase, with amino-acid sequence MAQQTGRAAVLTEYNADFTLQEFEVPEPEPGAIVVEIDTATVCGSDVHVWEGALEGVIPVHLPLILGHEMVGRVAKLGDGAAFDSVGEPLREGDRVIWTHEPCLRCYSCTIMGETTLCTNRRLGFLEDCSKPPHFTGGFADYGYVWARSGRIRVPDDVQSDWASAGSCALRTVIKAIEKAMPVDYLDSVVVQGSGPLGLFATAMLSTHSPRHLIVVGAPDDRLELAREWGATHTISVQEYPDAPARLDEVLRITGSRGPSVVLEVAGARGAAGEGVQMMAPKGRYVVVGTITGEPQPINVPRVTTRAVQVLGSMGGDTDAYWKAMRFLSAFRDRFDWDRMLGRRYPLEHLSAAMRSSKEMRDVKAVIDPAMAA; translated from the coding sequence ATGGCCCAGCAGACCGGCCGCGCCGCCGTCCTGACCGAGTACAACGCCGACTTCACGCTTCAGGAGTTCGAGGTCCCCGAGCCCGAGCCCGGCGCGATCGTCGTCGAGATCGACACCGCGACGGTGTGCGGCAGCGACGTCCACGTCTGGGAGGGCGCGCTGGAGGGCGTGATCCCCGTCCACCTCCCGCTCATCCTCGGCCACGAGATGGTCGGCCGCGTCGCCAAGCTCGGCGACGGCGCCGCCTTCGACTCCGTGGGCGAGCCGCTGCGCGAGGGCGACCGCGTCATCTGGACCCACGAGCCGTGCCTGCGCTGCTACTCCTGCACGATCATGGGGGAGACGACGCTGTGCACGAACCGGCGCCTGGGCTTCCTGGAGGACTGCTCCAAGCCGCCCCACTTCACAGGCGGCTTCGCCGACTACGGGTACGTGTGGGCGCGCTCGGGGCGCATCCGCGTGCCCGACGACGTCCAGAGCGACTGGGCCTCGGCGGGCAGCTGCGCGCTGCGCACGGTGATCAAGGCGATCGAGAAGGCGATGCCGGTCGACTACCTGGACTCCGTCGTCGTGCAGGGCTCGGGCCCGCTCGGCCTGTTCGCCACCGCGATGCTCAGCACGCACTCGCCGCGCCACCTCATCGTCGTCGGGGCGCCCGACGACCGCCTCGAGCTCGCCCGCGAGTGGGGCGCCACGCACACGATCTCCGTCCAGGAGTACCCCGACGCCCCGGCGCGGCTGGACGAGGTGCTGCGGATCACGGGCTCGCGCGGGCCCAGCGTCGTGCTCGAGGTCGCGGGCGCGCGCGGCGCCGCCGGCGAGGGCGTCCAGATGATGGCCCCCAAGGGCCGCTACGTCGTCGTGGGCACCATCACCGGCGAGCCCCAGCCGATCAACGTCCCGCGGGTCACGACGCGCGCGGTGCAGGTCCTGGGCTCGATGGGCGGCGACACCGACGCCTACTGGAAGGCCATGCGCTTCCTCAGCGCGTTCCGCGACCGCTTCGACTGGGACCGGATGCTCGGCCGCCGTTACCCGCTCGAGCACCTGTCGGCCGCGATGCGCTCCTCGAAGGAGATGCGCGACGTCAAGGCCGTGATCGACCCCGCGATGGCCGCCTGA
- a CDS encoding alpha/beta hydrolase, with protein sequence MSPPVQPASPESVVPAVDAASPAVREFDDFYRGISALGADPATTIEQLRDGFSRWGDFGRDPERVDYVHVDAGGVPALWAVPEGAALDRVLVCSHGGGYACGSIYSHRKLYAHLARAVGCRALLVDYRLAPEHVHPAQVEDLVAVYRWLLEDQAIAAGRIALTGDSAGGALCLSPLLRARELGLPMPAAILPLSPWIELEALDPIHETNDRDLIGTRDVVISSAEVFLGPAGDPRDPLAAPIYADLHGFPPMYIQVGGCENFVADARTLARRAQEAGVEVRLDVYADMQHVFQLLAGAAPEADDAIARLAAWVRPRLGLA encoded by the coding sequence ATGTCCCCGCCGGTCCAGCCGGCCTCGCCGGAGTCCGTCGTCCCGGCCGTGGACGCCGCGTCGCCCGCGGTGCGCGAGTTCGACGACTTCTACCGCGGCATCAGCGCGCTGGGGGCCGACCCGGCCACCACGATCGAGCAGCTGCGCGACGGGTTCTCGCGCTGGGGCGACTTCGGGCGCGACCCCGAGCGCGTCGACTACGTCCACGTCGACGCCGGCGGGGTGCCCGCCCTGTGGGCCGTGCCCGAGGGCGCCGCCCTGGACCGCGTGCTGGTGTGCAGCCACGGCGGCGGCTACGCGTGCGGCTCGATCTACAGCCACCGCAAGCTCTACGCCCACCTGGCCCGGGCGGTCGGCTGCCGCGCGCTGCTGGTCGACTACCGCCTGGCGCCCGAGCACGTGCACCCCGCGCAGGTCGAGGACCTCGTCGCCGTCTACCGCTGGCTGCTGGAGGACCAGGCGATCGCGGCCGGCCGGATCGCGCTGACCGGCGACTCCGCCGGGGGCGCCCTGTGCCTCTCGCCCCTGCTGCGCGCCCGCGAGCTCGGCCTGCCTATGCCGGCGGCGATCCTGCCGCTGTCGCCGTGGATCGAGCTCGAGGCGCTGGACCCGATCCACGAGACCAACGACCGCGACCTCATCGGCACGCGCGACGTCGTGATCTCCTCCGCGGAGGTCTTCCTCGGTCCCGCCGGCGACCCGCGGGACCCGCTGGCGGCGCCGATCTACGCCGACCTGCACGGCTTCCCGCCCATGTACATCCAGGTCGGCGGCTGCGAGAACTTCGTCGCCGACGCCCGCACCCTGGCGCGCCGCGCCCAGGAGGCCGGCGTCGAGGTCCGCCTCGACGTCTACGCCGACATGCAGCACGTCTTCCAGCTCCTCGCGGGCGCCGCGCCCGAGGCCGACGACGCGATCGCGCGCCTGGCCGCCTGGGTGCGCCCGCGGCTCGGGCTCGCATGA
- a CDS encoding AMP-binding protein, giving the protein MIDVVGDRTLNDLLDERVALGPDHQLLVFEDAEGAVSELTYGGFQDLVLRAARGLQELGVGHGDRVAVQLRNSPEILVIWFALARLGAIFAPSNVANTTPELEHILRKARVSLLIVEPDYRAIAEGAIAAAGGDVTLVIARGPGGDAVTFSDLLEREPLTDAPDVGAMDVCELIFTSGTTSKPKAVMLTHAHCVRSGEDAVRCIGLHDGDRCMTSLPLFHCNAQAMTALAAMTVYGTIILLEVFSATKYWSQLRRHGATETALVAMQLRTLNAQPVDPDERDHRLHRVFYSLNVPDEERLSFEDRFGVTLINGYGQSEAMVMITSAPLVGDRRWPSIGLPIAGRNVHILDEEGNPVPRGEVGEICVEGTPGRDVFLGYFDDPDATAQTFRDGLLHTGDNAMVDDKGFFYFFDRKKDMIKRAGENVSAMEVESALIAHPEVATAAVIGVPDPIRDEEVVAVVVAEHAGAVTAEELREHCAQRLARFKVPTTIQFVDELPLTSVGKVRKDALRKEWTDAAQARATTS; this is encoded by the coding sequence ATGATCGACGTCGTCGGTGACCGCACCCTCAACGACCTGCTCGACGAGCGCGTCGCACTCGGGCCGGACCATCAGCTGCTCGTCTTCGAGGACGCCGAGGGCGCCGTGAGCGAGCTGACCTACGGCGGCTTCCAGGACCTGGTCCTGCGCGCCGCCCGCGGCCTGCAGGAGCTCGGCGTCGGCCACGGCGACCGCGTCGCGGTCCAGCTGCGCAACTCGCCCGAGATCCTGGTGATCTGGTTCGCGCTGGCGCGGCTGGGGGCGATCTTCGCGCCGTCCAACGTCGCCAACACCACGCCCGAGCTCGAGCACATCCTGCGCAAGGCGCGCGTCTCGCTGCTCATCGTCGAGCCCGACTACCGGGCGATCGCCGAGGGCGCGATCGCGGCCGCCGGCGGCGACGTCACGCTCGTGATCGCGCGCGGCCCCGGCGGCGACGCCGTCACGTTCTCCGACCTGCTGGAGCGCGAGCCGCTCACCGACGCGCCCGACGTCGGCGCCATGGACGTCTGCGAGCTCATCTTCACCTCGGGCACCACGTCCAAGCCCAAGGCCGTGATGCTGACCCACGCCCACTGCGTGCGCTCGGGCGAGGACGCCGTGCGCTGCATCGGGCTGCACGACGGCGACCGCTGCATGACGTCGCTGCCGCTTTTTCACTGCAACGCCCAGGCGATGACGGCGCTGGCGGCGATGACGGTCTACGGCACGATCATCCTGCTCGAGGTCTTCTCCGCGACGAAGTACTGGTCGCAGCTGCGTCGCCACGGCGCCACGGAGACCGCGTTGGTGGCCATGCAGCTGCGCACGCTCAACGCCCAGCCCGTCGACCCCGACGAGCGCGACCACCGGCTGCACCGCGTCTTCTACTCGCTCAACGTGCCCGACGAGGAGCGCCTGTCCTTCGAGGACCGCTTCGGCGTGACGCTCATCAACGGCTACGGCCAGAGCGAGGCCATGGTCATGATCACGTCGGCCCCACTGGTCGGCGACCGCCGCTGGCCCTCGATCGGCCTGCCCATCGCCGGGCGCAACGTCCACATCCTCGACGAGGAGGGCAACCCCGTCCCCCGGGGCGAGGTCGGCGAGATCTGCGTCGAGGGCACGCCGGGGCGCGACGTGTTCCTGGGCTACTTCGACGACCCCGACGCCACCGCCCAGACGTTCCGCGACGGCCTGCTGCACACCGGCGACAACGCGATGGTCGACGACAAGGGCTTCTTCTACTTCTTCGACCGCAAGAAGGACATGATCAAGCGGGCGGGCGAGAACGTCTCGGCCATGGAGGTCGAGTCGGCCCTCATCGCCCACCCCGAGGTCGCCACCGCGGCGGTCATCGGCGTGCCCGACCCGATCCGCGACGAGGAGGTCGTCGCCGTCGTCGTGGCCGAGCACGCCGGCGCGGTGACCGCCGAGGAGCTGCGCGAGCACTGCGCGCAGCGCCTGGCCCGCTTCAAGGTCCCCACCACGATCCAGTTCGTCGACGAGCTTCCGCTGACCTCGGTCGGCAAGGTCCGCAAGGACGCCCTCCGCAAGGAGTGGACCGATGCCGCGCAGGCGCGCGCCACCACGTCCTGA
- a CDS encoding TetR/AcrR family transcriptional regulator, whose translation MAAARKTPSRTAVAPAAQNGAGARPRFDERRLAVVDAAAHVFAVRGYERTTIDDIVQATGLTRGGLYHYISGKKDLLVASHERYLRPLLETCEEIGARGDAPGEELRALVREMMRLHAAFPDHVAVFLNEWRSIHEEPEWAQLRRDRRAFERIVHRVLERGSAEGDFVVDDVRLTLLALMGMVNYSYQWLDPKGRVDVDDIADRFCDIFLLGIQSGRDGR comes from the coding sequence ATGGCCGCGGCCCGCAAGACACCGTCCCGGACCGCCGTCGCGCCGGCCGCGCAGAACGGCGCCGGTGCGCGCCCGCGCTTCGACGAGCGGCGCCTGGCCGTCGTCGACGCCGCCGCCCACGTCTTCGCCGTACGCGGCTACGAGCGCACGACGATCGACGACATCGTGCAGGCCACGGGCCTGACACGCGGCGGCCTGTACCACTACATCTCGGGAAAGAAGGACCTCCTCGTCGCCAGCCACGAGCGCTACCTGCGCCCGCTGCTGGAGACCTGTGAGGAGATCGGCGCCCGCGGCGACGCGCCCGGCGAGGAGCTCCGGGCGCTCGTCCGGGAGATGATGCGCCTGCACGCGGCGTTTCCCGACCACGTCGCCGTCTTCCTCAACGAGTGGCGCTCGATCCACGAGGAGCCCGAGTGGGCGCAGCTGCGCCGCGATCGCCGTGCGTTCGAGCGCATCGTGCACCGCGTCCTGGAGCGCGGCAGCGCCGAGGGCGACTTCGTCGTCGACGACGTCCGGCTCACGCTCCTCGCGCTCATGGGCATGGTCAACTACTCGTACCAGTGGCTCGATCCCAAGGGCCGCGTCGATGTCGACGACATCGCCGACCGCTTCTGCGACATCTTCCTCCTCGGCATCCAGTCCGGGCGCGACGGCCGATGA
- a CDS encoding CBM96 family carbohydrate-binding protein, whose amino-acid sequence MTVTSRWIGALIAGLALAVAVPALAAADPATPAQVGRWGSVLQWPLQAKHMILLQTGEVLVWASQANADPHLWDPVADPTGANMRPVPFPAGDLHCAAQVTLADGRVLVVGGQNVDTHIGIPVTAIFDPVTETWTRGRDMHFARWYPTLTVLADGRVMVSSGDQPDGTGGYVRVTTPEIYDPSTDTWTDAAQPVTQQYLYPFMYQLPGGSVFEAGTRYQTQFFTPGAAGASGTWAAGRSAPFSTDSYSESGVMYAPGKILRTGGGDPAQDHTAVIDTNVADPTKAQWRLTAPMNHARRRMNTPLLLDGTVLAVGGTTVGNNPAYAVRTSEIWDPATERWTDAAPLTDPRMYHSTALTLPDGRVVSAGGQVTAAGATEDAPTSTSLQTTAEVYGPPYLFKGPRPAIASAPARSGYGAALPITLGDATTTVVKVALLRPSGVTHAIDMDQRYVPLDFTQSGATVTATTPSSPYRAVPGWYMLVVVDAGGVPSVASWVLLGTGAAVQAPGSPAPIAPAATVAATATITALTPTVIAAGDTVDFASSWTGPPTSFAWTFGDGGTSGAAHPSHRFTAPGHYTVGLTVKNARTPQGSASNTLVVDVVAGGTGTGTGTGDPGTGTGDPGTGGSGTTTPPPAAGPAPAPAPAPAPGPELPGPAGPVAGPATATSGVRSRQTFTAVAHASVASRGAASTAVLRLGQGRGPAGISRRAFVSFDVSGLGAAPARAVLRLRATDGSTDGGSVFAVGTGWAPAGLSWTSAPSITGASLASAGATTRRRWVELDVTRAVTGDGRVSFGLASTSADTAAYATAGAGAPELVITPATVAAAPAADLDAAPRSGTGPLTVAFTDRSVGATSWAWDFQGDGTVDSTQRNPRFTYTRPGTYEVRLTARNDAGADVATLDGRIVVAAAGAAGATRRFAPVADGSISSLRPRATAGAARTLGVRQGVTGAPETLRSYLRFHVAGVRGVPASARLRLYVARASSDGGSVFPVTSRWTERGLSWSTAPGLTLPSLASAGPTAAGTWIDLDVTRGVAGDGDVSFVLSGTAAQAAAYAAREDAAHRPQLVITSARGTTARQARVRRAHLASLLAPRPSLVCPLGHDGELAL is encoded by the coding sequence ATGACCGTCACGAGTCGATGGATCGGTGCCCTGATCGCCGGCCTGGCGCTCGCGGTCGCCGTGCCCGCCCTTGCGGCGGCCGACCCCGCGACACCCGCCCAGGTCGGGCGCTGGGGCAGCGTGCTGCAGTGGCCGCTGCAGGCCAAGCACATGATCCTGCTCCAGACGGGCGAGGTGCTCGTCTGGGCCTCGCAGGCCAACGCCGACCCGCACCTGTGGGACCCGGTCGCCGACCCGACGGGGGCGAACATGCGGCCCGTGCCGTTCCCGGCCGGCGACCTGCACTGCGCCGCGCAGGTCACGCTGGCCGACGGCCGCGTCCTGGTCGTCGGCGGCCAGAACGTCGACACGCACATCGGGATCCCGGTCACCGCGATCTTCGACCCGGTCACCGAGACCTGGACGCGCGGGCGCGACATGCACTTCGCGCGCTGGTACCCGACGCTGACGGTGCTGGCCGACGGCCGCGTCATGGTGTCCTCCGGCGACCAGCCCGACGGCACCGGCGGCTACGTGCGGGTGACCACGCCCGAGATCTACGACCCGTCGACCGACACGTGGACCGACGCGGCGCAGCCCGTCACCCAGCAGTACCTGTACCCCTTCATGTACCAGCTGCCCGGCGGCAGCGTCTTCGAGGCCGGCACGCGCTACCAGACGCAGTTCTTCACGCCCGGCGCGGCGGGCGCGTCGGGCACGTGGGCGGCGGGCCGCTCGGCCCCGTTCAGCACCGACTCCTACTCGGAGTCCGGGGTCATGTACGCGCCGGGCAAGATCCTGCGCACCGGCGGCGGCGACCCCGCCCAGGACCACACCGCGGTCATCGACACCAACGTCGCCGACCCCACGAAGGCCCAGTGGCGGCTCACGGCGCCGATGAACCACGCGCGCCGGCGGATGAACACGCCGCTGCTGTTGGACGGCACGGTGCTCGCCGTCGGGGGCACGACCGTCGGCAACAACCCCGCCTATGCGGTGCGGACCTCCGAGATCTGGGACCCGGCGACCGAGCGCTGGACCGACGCCGCCCCGCTCACCGATCCGCGCATGTACCACTCCACGGCGCTGACGCTGCCCGACGGCCGCGTGGTCTCCGCCGGCGGCCAGGTCACCGCGGCCGGCGCCACCGAGGACGCGCCGACCTCGACGAGCCTGCAGACCACCGCCGAGGTCTACGGGCCGCCCTACCTCTTCAAGGGCCCGCGGCCGGCCATCGCCTCCGCGCCCGCCCGGAGCGGCTACGGCGCGGCGCTGCCGATCACGCTCGGCGACGCCACCACGACGGTCGTCAAGGTCGCGCTCCTGCGCCCGTCAGGCGTCACGCACGCCATCGACATGGACCAGCGCTACGTCCCGCTGGACTTCACGCAGTCCGGCGCGACGGTCACGGCCACGACCCCGTCGAGCCCCTACCGCGCGGTCCCGGGCTGGTACATGCTCGTGGTCGTCGACGCCGGCGGCGTGCCGTCTGTCGCCTCCTGGGTGCTGCTCGGCACTGGCGCCGCCGTCCAGGCGCCGGGCAGCCCGGCCCCGATCGCCCCGGCGGCCACCGTCGCGGCCACCGCGACGATCACCGCGCTGACGCCCACGGTGATCGCCGCCGGCGACACGGTGGACTTCGCCTCGAGCTGGACCGGGCCGCCCACGAGCTTCGCGTGGACGTTCGGCGACGGTGGCACCTCGGGCGCCGCGCACCCCTCGCACCGCTTCACCGCGCCGGGCCACTACACCGTGGGGCTGACCGTCAAGAACGCCAGGACGCCGCAGGGCTCGGCCTCCAACACGCTCGTCGTCGACGTGGTCGCCGGCGGCACGGGCACGGGCACGGGCACCGGCGACCCGGGCACCGGCACCGGCGACCCGGGCACGGGCGGCAGCGGCACGACGACGCCGCCCCCGGCCGCGGGCCCGGCGCCCGCGCCGGCTCCGGCGCCCGCACCCGGCCCCGAGCTGCCCGGGCCCGCCGGCCCCGTGGCCGGCCCCGCCACCGCGACGAGCGGCGTGCGCTCGCGGCAGACGTTCACGGCCGTCGCCCACGCCTCCGTCGCCTCCCGCGGCGCGGCGTCGACCGCCGTCCTGCGCCTCGGGCAGGGCCGCGGCCCGGCCGGGATCAGCCGCCGCGCCTTCGTGAGCTTCGACGTCAGCGGGCTGGGCGCGGCGCCGGCGCGCGCCGTCCTGCGGCTGCGGGCCACCGACGGCTCCACCGACGGCGGCAGCGTCTTCGCCGTGGGCACGGGCTGGGCGCCCGCCGGGCTCTCCTGGACGAGCGCGCCGTCGATCACCGGCGCCTCGCTGGCGTCGGCGGGCGCGACGACGCGCCGGCGCTGGGTCGAACTCGATGTGACCCGTGCGGTCACCGGCGATGGCCGCGTCAGCTTCGGCCTGGCCTCGACCTCGGCCGACACCGCCGCCTACGCGACGGCGGGCGCCGGGGCGCCCGAGCTGGTCATCACGCCCGCGACCGTGGCCGCGGCGCCGGCCGCCGACCTCGATGCCGCGCCGCGCAGCGGCACCGGGCCGTTGACCGTCGCCTTCACGGACCGCTCCGTCGGCGCGACCTCGTGGGCCTGGGACTTCCAGGGCGATGGCACCGTGGACTCGACGCAGCGCAACCCCCGCTTCACCTACACGCGGCCCGGCACCTACGAGGTCCGCCTGACCGCGCGCAACGACGCGGGCGCCGACGTCGCCACGCTGGACGGGCGCATCGTCGTCGCCGCCGCGGGCGCCGCAGGGGCGACGCGCCGCTTCGCCCCCGTGGCCGACGGCTCGATCTCCTCGCTGCGGCCGCGCGCGACCGCCGGCGCGGCCCGGACGCTCGGCGTCCGCCAGGGCGTCACGGGCGCGCCGGAGACGCTGCGGTCCTACCTGCGCTTCCACGTCGCCGGCGTGCGCGGCGTCCCCGCCTCCGCGCGCCTGCGCCTCTACGTCGCCCGCGCCTCCAGCGACGGCGGCAGCGTCTTCCCGGTCACCTCGCGCTGGACGGAGCGCGGGCTCTCCTGGAGCACGGCGCCCGGCCTCACGCTCCCGTCGCTGGCCAGCGCCGGCCCGACGGCCGCCGGCACGTGGATCGACCTCGACGTCACGCGCGGGGTCGCCGGCGACGGCGACGTCAGCTTCGTCCTGTCGGGGACCGCCGCTCAGGCCGCAGCCTATGCCGCCCGCGAGGACGCGGCGCACCGCCCGCAGCTCGTCATCACGTCCGCCCGGGGCACCACCGCGCGTCAGGCGCGCGTGCGCCGGGCCCATCTCGCCAGCCTCCTCGCGCCGCGTCCCAGCCTCGTGTGTCCGCTCGGACACGACGGCGAGCTGGCCCTCTGA
- a CDS encoding thiamine pyrophosphate-dependent dehydrogenase E1 component subunit alpha yields MAVLELADAREPDLLQDADRLGLLRHMLAMRAVEERALKLYKQGRIPGSMYDGRGQEAISVAATWALAGADAVCSPLIRDLGAHLVRGTDLADIFRHYMGRRNPLSQGREGNVHFGDRRRGVVGMVSMLPDMMVVAVGLAMAFRMRGEQRCALTFFGDGATSRGDWHEAMNWAALDKLPVVFVLENNQMAYSTPTARQFAVDPVHRAAGYGIQACTVDGNDPEAVFGAVWHARRRALAGEGPTLVEAVTMRMHGHGAHDDARYVDPELVRTWSLRDPIDLFGARMRGRGADVVALSAEVDAEVEAAVQAALATPMADPATATDGVFCTAEPEPLGTGPSRYSGYAGAA; encoded by the coding sequence ATGGCCGTCCTCGAGCTTGCCGACGCGCGCGAACCGGACCTCCTCCAGGACGCCGACCGGCTCGGCCTGCTGCGCCACATGCTGGCCATGCGGGCCGTCGAGGAGCGCGCGCTCAAGCTCTACAAACAGGGCCGGATCCCCGGTTCGATGTACGACGGGCGCGGCCAGGAGGCCATCAGCGTGGCGGCCACCTGGGCGCTGGCCGGCGCCGACGCCGTGTGCTCGCCGCTCATCCGCGACCTCGGCGCCCATCTCGTTCGCGGGACCGACCTGGCCGACATCTTCCGCCACTACATGGGGCGCCGGAACCCGCTGAGCCAGGGCCGCGAGGGCAACGTGCACTTCGGCGACCGCCGTCGCGGGGTCGTCGGGATGGTCTCCATGCTGCCCGACATGATGGTCGTGGCCGTCGGCCTGGCCATGGCCTTCCGGATGCGCGGTGAGCAGCGCTGCGCGCTGACCTTCTTCGGCGACGGCGCCACGTCGCGCGGGGACTGGCACGAGGCGATGAACTGGGCGGCGCTGGACAAGCTTCCGGTGGTCTTCGTCCTGGAGAACAACCAGATGGCCTACTCGACGCCCACCGCGCGCCAGTTCGCCGTCGACCCCGTCCACCGCGCGGCGGGCTACGGCATCCAGGCGTGCACGGTGGACGGCAACGACCCCGAGGCCGTGTTCGGCGCGGTGTGGCACGCCCGGCGACGCGCGCTGGCCGGCGAGGGCCCCACGCTCGTCGAGGCCGTCACGATGCGGATGCACGGCCACGGCGCCCACGACGACGCGCGCTACGTCGACCCCGAGCTCGTGCGCACGTGGTCGCTGCGCGACCCGATCGACCTGTTCGGCGCGCGCATGCGAGGCCGCGGTGCCGACGTCGTGGCGCTGTCGGCCGAGGTCGACGCCGAGGTCGAGGCGGCGGTGCAGGCCGCCCTGGCCACGCCGATGGCCGACCCGGCGACGGCCACCGACGGGGTGTTCTGCACCGCCGAACCCGAGCCGCTGGGGACCGGGCCGTCGCGCTACAGCGGCTACGCGGGCGCCGCCTGA